The proteins below come from a single Lasioglossum baleicum chromosome 20, iyLasBale1, whole genome shotgun sequence genomic window:
- the LOC143218812 gene encoding venom allergen 5.01 isoform X1, producing the protein MAPGGYAIPIMVTFMTASMVLAGNTWPSCVGKTILRSGGLSCEEKQAILDEHNRLRQLVALGQIHGQPGAANMREMVWDDELAAVAQRWADRCAENHDNLRNVQRFAVGQNIARMWTTRPPGPYDDQPDWRQRIYDWFKEVQHYRTGYSEATGHYTQLVWGDTFLLGCGYSFYYDPARGYTKNYVCNYGPSGNVLGYQPYQSGPPACGSYGMSYSNRYAGLCGEFQSFFFINFTSPQSLKKIFHFPTEHPFGKIFLCRNRRVVNLNHYVSPSSWQLLPPGSLLRLWLTPSGAS; encoded by the exons ATGGCGCCTGGAGGGTACGCGATCCCGATTATGGTGACGTTCATGACCGCCTCGATGGTTCTGGCAGGCAATACTTGGCCATCCTGCGTTGGAAAAACCATCCTGA GATCCGGCGGCTTATCTTGCGAGGAGAAGCAGGCTATTCTGGACGAGCATAACCGGCTGAGACAGCTGGTGGCTCTGGGACAGATTCACGGACAGCCGGGGGCTGCGAACATGAGAGAAATG GTCTGGGACGACGAATTGGCAGCCGTGGCTCAGAGATGGGCAGATCGGTGCGCGGAAAACCATGACAATTTACGAAACGTCC AGAGGTTCGCGGTGGGTCAGAATATAGCGAGAATGTGGACCACAAGGCCCCCAGGGCCGTACGACGACCAGCCAGACTGGCGTCAACGGATTTACGACTGGTTCAAAGAGGTGCAACACTATCGTACCGGCTACAGCGAGGCAACCGGCCACTATACTCAG CTCGTCTGGGGCGACACGTTCCTCCTGGGCTGCGGGTACTCGTTCTACTACGACCCGGCGCGTGGGTACACGAAGAATTACGTCTGCAACTACGGCCCTAG TGGCAACGTGCTCGGCTATCAACCGTACCAATCGGGACCGCCTGCTTGCGGCAGCTACGGGATGTCTTATTCGAATCGATACGCTGGACTGTGTGGTGagtttcaatctttttttttcattaattttacttCTCCTCAATCCCTGAAAAAAATATTCCACTTTCCTACTGAACATCCtttcggaaaaatatttctttgtcGGAACAGAAGGGTTGTAAATTTGAACCACTATGTTTCCCCCAGCTCGTGGCAGTTACTACCACCTGGGAGCCTACTGCGCTTATGGCTAACACCGTCTGGAGCATCATAG
- the LOC143218812 gene encoding venom allergen 5.01 isoform X2, with product MAPGGYAIPIMVTFMTASMVLAGNTWPSCVGKTILRSGGLSCEEKQAILDEHNRLRQLVALGQIHGQPGAANMREMVWDDELAAVAQRWADRCAENHDNLRNVQRFAVGQNIARMWTTRPPGPYDDQPDWRQRIYDWFKEVQHYRTGYSEATGHYTQLVWGDTFLLGCGYSFYYDPARGYTKNYVCNYGPSGNVLGYQPYQSGPPACGSYGMSYSNRYAGLCARGSYYHLGAYCAYG from the exons ATGGCGCCTGGAGGGTACGCGATCCCGATTATGGTGACGTTCATGACCGCCTCGATGGTTCTGGCAGGCAATACTTGGCCATCCTGCGTTGGAAAAACCATCCTGA GATCCGGCGGCTTATCTTGCGAGGAGAAGCAGGCTATTCTGGACGAGCATAACCGGCTGAGACAGCTGGTGGCTCTGGGACAGATTCACGGACAGCCGGGGGCTGCGAACATGAGAGAAATG GTCTGGGACGACGAATTGGCAGCCGTGGCTCAGAGATGGGCAGATCGGTGCGCGGAAAACCATGACAATTTACGAAACGTCC AGAGGTTCGCGGTGGGTCAGAATATAGCGAGAATGTGGACCACAAGGCCCCCAGGGCCGTACGACGACCAGCCAGACTGGCGTCAACGGATTTACGACTGGTTCAAAGAGGTGCAACACTATCGTACCGGCTACAGCGAGGCAACCGGCCACTATACTCAG CTCGTCTGGGGCGACACGTTCCTCCTGGGCTGCGGGTACTCGTTCTACTACGACCCGGCGCGTGGGTACACGAAGAATTACGTCTGCAACTACGGCCCTAG TGGCAACGTGCTCGGCTATCAACCGTACCAATCGGGACCGCCTGCTTGCGGCAGCTACGGGATGTCTTATTCGAATCGATACGCTGGACTGTGTG CTCGTGGCAGTTACTACCACCTGGGAGCCTACTGCGCTTATGGCTAA